Proteins encoded together in one Cataglyphis hispanica isolate Lineage 1 chromosome 17, ULB_Chis1_1.0, whole genome shotgun sequence window:
- the LOC126855853 gene encoding 40S ribosomal protein S2-like, with product MLRSISSVFPTAALETQNLHCSFFRDSTHREEVTMADAAPAARGGFRGGFGSRGGDRGGLRGRGRGGRGRGRGRGRGKEDSKEWIPVTKLGRLVRDGKIQSLEHIYLFSLPIKEYEIIDKFLGPDLKDEVLKIMPVQKQTRAGQRTRFKAFVAIGDSNGHIGLGVKCSKEVATAIRGAIILAKLSVVPVRRGYWGNKIGKPHTVPCKVTGKCGSVQVRLIPAPRGTGIVSAPVPKKLLQMAGIEDCYTSARGSTCTLGNFAKATYAAIAKTYAYLTPDLWKEQALAKAPYQEYADFLSKTHKGGVRAAEVV from the exons atgcttcgaagcatttctagCGTCTTTCCGACCGCAGCCCTCGAAACTCAAAATCTCCATTGCTCTTTCTTCCGTGATTCCACGCATAGGGAAGAAGTAAC AATGGCGGACGCTGCTCCAGCCGCACGCGGAGGCTTTCGTGGAGGTTTCGGTTCTCGTGGAGGCGATCGTGGAGGTCTGAGAGGCCGAGGTCGTGGAGGTAGAGGTCGAGGACGCGGCCGTGGACGCGGCAAGGAAGACAGCAAGGAATGGATCCCTGTCACTAAGCTTGGTCGTCTGGTCAGAGACGGTAAGATTCAGTCCCTCGAGCACATCTACTTATTCTCTTTACCTATCAAGGAGTACGAGATCATTGACAAATTCCTCGGACCGGATCTAAAGGATGAGGTCTTGAAAATCATGCCAGTACAAAAGCAGACTAGAGCGGGTCAACGTACACGTTTTAAG gctTTTGTTGCCATCGGAGACAGCAATGGTCACATAGGATTAGGAGTAAAGTGCTCCAAGGAAGTAGCCACTGCCATTCGTGGTGCTATTATTCTGGCCAAGCTGTCCGTCGTGCCAGTTCGACGTGGTTACTGGGGTAACAAGATCGGCAAGCCTCACACAGTGCCGTGTAAGGTGACTGGCAAATGTGGTTCCGTGCAAGTGCGCCTGATACCAGCGCCCAGAGGTACCGGCATCGTATCTGCTCCGGTTCCCAAGAAGCTGCTTCAAATGGCTGGTATCGAGGATTGTTACACCTCAGCCAGGGGATCCACCTGTACGCTTGGTAATTTTGCCAAGGCGACTTACGCTGCAATCGCTAAGACGTATGCGTATCTTACACCTGATTTGTGGAAGGAACAGGCTCTGGCTAAGGCGCCATATCAAGAATATGCCGACTTTTTGTCAAAAACTCATAAAGGAGGCGTTAGAGCGGCCGAAGTTGTCTAA
- the LOC126855847 gene encoding delta-1-pyrroline-5-carboxylate dehydrogenase, mitochondrial produces MLGLVCRQALLANTQKIGARCLGSIVPVPCPPEFPLENEPILSYKKGSPERAELEKVLGSMANECEEVPLVIGNEEIKTDLCKYQVMPHNHKEKIAKYYWATPELVKKAIDVAVKAQREWEKWPIEKRLEMWLRIADLMATKYRQYLNAATMLGQSKTVIQAEIDSAAELIDFFRMHAYFAKESIKYQPISPNFQILNSMRYRGMDGFVAAVSPFNFTAIGGNLSYTPALMGNAVLWKPSDTALLSNWWIFKICREAGVPPGVVNFIPCEGPVFGDTITSSPYLAGLNFTGSVPTFNRLWIQVGQNLAKYRNYPKLIGECGGKNYHFVHPSADVESVINATIKSAFEYNGQKCSACSRMYVPESLWGKIKDGLLDLRKKLKLGDVQDFTVFTGAVIDAIAFKRITSYIDYAKKSPKMEILGGGGSDDSCGYFIEPTIVQSKDPKEKLMTEEIFGPVLTVYVYKNSDLDETVKLVETSTPYALTGAIFAEDEKWAKKALEDFKYTAGNFYVNDKSTGSVVGQQPFGGSRMSGTNDKAGGPHYPLRWASPQSIKENFAPLREYDYPYMRS; encoded by the exons ATGTTGGGCCTGGTTTGCCGTCAGGCATTGCTGGCGAATACCCAAAA AATCGGCGCTAGATGCTTAGGATCAATAGTGCCGGTGCCATGTCCGCCGGAATTTCCTCTGGAAAATGAACCCATTCTTAGCTACAAGAAGGGCAGTCCGGAAAGAGCGGAACTGGAGAAGGTCTTGGGCAGCATGGCCAATGAATGTGAGGAGGTGCCGTTAGTTATAGGAAACGAGGAGATCAAAACCGACTTATGCAAATATCAGGTCatg CCACATAATCACAAGGAAAAGATCGCCAAGTATTACTGGGCGACGCCGGAGCTCGTGAAGAAGGCGATCGACGTCGCGGTGAAGGCGCAACGGGAATGGGAGAAGTGGCCGATCGAGAAACGGTTGGAGATGTGGCTGAGGATAGCAGATCTCATGGCGACCAAGTACAGGCAGTATTTAAACGCCGCGACGATGCTCGGCCAGAGCAAGACCGTGATACAGGCGGAGATCGACAGCGCTGCGGAATTGATCGACTTCTTCAGGATGCACGCGTATTTCGCGAAGGAGAGCATCAAGTATCAGCCGATCTCGCCGAATTTTCAGATTCTCAACTCGATGAGGTATCGCGGTATGGACGGTTTCGTCGCGGCGGTATCGCCTTTCAACTTTACCGCGATCGGCGGCAACCTCAGCTATACGCCGGCTCTGATG GGCAACGCTGTGCTATGGAAGCCGTCCGACACCGCGTTATTGTCCAACTGGTGGATCTTTAAGATATGCAGGGAGGCCGGAGTACCGCCTGGCGTGGTGAATTTCATTCCGTGCGAGGGACCCGTGTTCGGCGACACCATCACGTCCTCGCCTTATCTCGCCGGACTTAACTTTACCGGCTCGGTACCGACATTCAACCGTCTGTGGATACAGGTCGGCCAGAACCTCGCCAAATATAGGAACTATCCGAAATTGATTGGCGAGTGCGGCGGTAAGAATTATCATTTCGTTCACCCGAGCGCGGACGTGGAATCAGTCATCAACGCAACGATAAAGAGCGCGTTCGAGTATAACGGACAAAAATGCTCCGCTTGCAGTAGAATGTACGTGCCGGAGTCTTTGTGGGGTAAG ATAAAAGATGGTCTCTTAGATCTTCGTAAGAAACTCAAGCTCGGCGATGTTCAAGATTTTACTGTGTTCACCGGCGCCGTTATAGACGCCATAGCGTTTAAACGTATTACTAGTTACATCGATTATGCGAAGAAATCACCCAAGATGGAAATTCTCGGCGGTGGAGGCTCCGACGATTC GTGTGGATATTTCATCGAACCGACAATAGTACAAAGCAAAGATCCAAAAGAGAAACTCATGACAGAAGAAATATTTGGACCGGTACTTACGGTTTACGTTTACAAGAATTCCGACCTGGACGAAACGGTAAAATTGGTAGAGACATCAACGCCATACGCCTTAACAGGCGCAATATTCGCAGAAGATGA AAAATGGGCAAAAAAGGCGCTTGaggattttaaatatactgcCGGTAATTTTTACGTCAATGATAAATCGACCGGATCAGTGGTCGGCCAACAACCGTTTGGTGGCAGTCGAATGTCTGGTACAAATGACAAAGCTGGCGGACCGCATTACCCTCTTCGCTGGGCATCTCCTCAATCTATTAAGGAGAATTTTGCACCTTTACGGGAGTATGACTATCCATACATGCGATCTTAA
- the LOC126855838 gene encoding pre-mRNA-processing factor 40 homolog A isoform X1 yields MASNDGIPPPAVTGFSSPSIAPSFVPPIMPAAPFIPPPSLPPGPPGIMPPQFSIPPPGFTFPITAAPSPEAGVIAASPQITAPGIPPPSPITNDTTTSTMSISTSEKKSDWSEHKAPDGRTYYYNSITKQSLWEKPDELKTPSELLLSQCPWKEYKSENGKIYYHNVTTKESRWTIPPELEELKTRILAEEAAAAAAAAVASTTNSNIVPVAMQHLSPNITTISQTSTPEPGGKSAIEQAMAATLAAINIPTPPTKPDEDSNSAMGSANDSRTSTPEPKMQFKDKKEAIEAFKELLKERDVPSNATWEQAVKLIQNDPRYPQMKKLNERKQVFNSYKTQKLKEEREQERLRLKKAKEDLEQFLLENDRMMSTTKYYKCEELFGNLEIWRAVGDSDRRDIYEDVIFNLAKREKEEAKQLKKRNTKRLAQVLDTMTEVTYRTTWQEAQALLLQHPAFAEDADLLEMDKEDALIVFENHIRQLEKDEEEEKECEKKRRKRQERKNRDGFIYLLDELHEQGKLTSMSLWVELYPMLSADLRFSAMLGQSGSTPLDLFKFYVEDLKSRFHDEKKIIREILKDKNFEVQVNTTFEEFATVVCEDRKSATLDAGNVKLTYNLLLEKAEAREKERVKEETRKFKKLETGFKNLLKTLNVDYQMTWEDVRAKIEEEQDFKAITLESERIRIFKEYQHELEESCSHHHIRSKKKKAKKLKRKSRSRSHSESEGSDKGMKRKRHKSRSPSILSKSDSSESETRKSKRKKNKRKRGRSHSRSHSRLASSEEASPERKRKEEKHRRPSIHSEGSVTENNEHHELSEDELEKQRAQLLRELQMQQEEN; encoded by the exons atg GCTTCCAACGATGGTATTCCACCACCTGCCGTAACAGGATTTTCATCGCCAAGTATCGCACCTAGCTTTGTGCCACCTATTATGCCTGCGGCACCTTTTATTCCTCCTCCCAGTCTACCGCCAGGTCCTCCGGGTATAATGCCGCCTCAGTTTTCTATACCTCCGCCAGGTTTTACTTTTCCCATTACTGCTGCACCTTCTCCAGAGGCTGGAGTCAtag CTGCATCACCACAGATAACAGCACCGGGGATTCCTCCTCCTTCGCCTATCACCAATGACACCACCACCTCGACGATGTCCATTTCCACATCAGAGAAGAAGAGCGACTGGAGTGAACACAAAGCACCGGATGGCAGAACATATTACTATAATAGTATTACGAAGCAATCGTTGTGGGAGAAACCGGACGAATTGAAGACCCCGAGTGAATTGTTATTGTCGCAGTGTCCTTGGAAGGAATATAAATCGGAAAacggcaaaatatattatcacaatGTAACGACTAAGGAATCCAGATGGACAATACCACCGGAATTGGAAGAATTGAAAACTCGAATCCTGGCCGAGGAAGCTGCAGCGGCCGCCGCTGCCGCTGTAGCAAGTACCACAAATTC CAATATAGTTCCTGTAGCCATGCAACATTTATCACCAAATATCACGACTATATCACAGACTAGTACACCAGAACCAGGTGGAAAATCTGCCATCGAGCAAGCGATGGCCGCAACCCTTGCGGCGATTAATATTCCGACACCACCTACAAAGCCAGATGAAGATAGCAATTCCGCAATGGGATCGGCTAATGATAGTCGTACCAGCACTCCTGAGccaaaaatgcaatttaaagataaaaaggaaGCAATTGAggcatttaaagaattattaaaggaAAGGGACGTTCCATCAAATGCTACGTGGGAGCAGGCGGTTAAATTGATTCAGAATGATCCTAGATATCCACAGATGAAGAAATTGAATGAACGTAAACAGGTCTTCAATTCGTACAAGACACAAAAACTAAAAGAAGAGCGTGAACAAGAGAGACTCAG ATTGAAAAAGGCAAAGGAAGATCTGGAGCaatttttattggaaaacGATAGAATGATGAGTACAACCAAGTATTACAAGTGCGAAGAGCTGTTTGGTAATCTGGAGATTTGGAGAGCTGTCGGGGATTCAGATCGTCGAGACATTTACGAGGATGTCATCTTCAATCTGGCAAAACGTGAGAAAGAGGAAGCAAAACAATTAAAGAAAAGGAATACCAAAAGACTAGCGCAAGTTCTGGATACTATGACCGAGGTGACATACAGGACTACATGGCAGGAAGCTCAGGCACTGTTGCTACAGCATCCTGCATTTGCAGAAGATGCAGACTTACTGGAGATGGACAAGGAGGATGCCTTGATTGTCTTCGAGAATCATATTCGCCAATTGGAGAAggacgaagaagaagagaaagaatgtGAGAAAAAACGTAGAAAACGACAGGAAAGGAAAAACAGAGATGGTTTCATA taTTTACTTGATGAACTTCACGAACAAGGTAAACTTACATCAATGTCGCTGTGGGTGGAGTTGTATCCCATGCTGTCCGCAGATCTTCGATTCTCGGCTATGCTCGGACAATCAGGTTCGACTCCATTAGATCTTTTCAAATTCTACGTCGAAGACTTAAAGTCTCGATTCCATGATGAGAAGAAGATCATTCGTGAGATACTTAAAGACAAGAATTTTGAAGTGCAAGTCAATACGACTTTCGAGGAATTCGCTACAGTCGTATGCGAAGATCGAAAGTCGGCCACTCTAGACGCGGGTAACGTTAAACTAACATACAATCTATTATTGGAAAAAGCAGAAGCTCGCGAAAAGGAACGTGTTAAGGAAGAAACGCGAAAGTTTAAGAAATTGGAGACAggtttcaaaaatttactcAAGACGTTGAATGTGGACTATCAAATGACATGGGAAGATGTGAGGGCGAAAATTGAGGAAGAACAAGATTTCAAAGCGATCACTTTGGAAAGTGAAAGAATACGCATATTCAAGGAATATCAGCATGAACTTGAAGAGAGTTGCAGTCATCATCATATTAGAAGCAAGAAGAAAAAGGCGAAAAAGTTGAAACGTAAATCACGATCGCGTTCGCACAGC GAATCGGAAGGTAGTGACAAAGGTATGAAGAGAAAACGGCATAAGTCACGTTCACCCAGTATTCTCAGCAAGTCCGACAGTTCTGAATCGGAAACGAGGAAAtctaagagaaagaaaaacaaacgGAAGAGAGGTCGCAGTCATtct CGCTCTCATTCGAGACTTGCATCTTCCGAGGAAGCTTCTCCAGAAAGGAAACGGAAAGAAGAAAAGCATAGGAGACCCTCTATTCACAGTGAGGGATCTGTCACGGAAAATAATGAGCATCATGAACTTTCTGAAGATGAATTAGAAAAACAACGGGCGCAACTCTTGCGCGAGCTTCAAATGCAACaagaggaaaattaa
- the LOC126855838 gene encoding pre-mRNA-processing factor 40 homolog A isoform X3 has protein sequence MSISTSEKKSDWSEHKAPDGRTYYYNSITKQSLWEKPDELKTPSELLLSQCPWKEYKSENGKIYYHNVTTKESRWTIPPELEELKTRILAEEAAAAAAAAVASTTNSNIVPVAMQHLSPNITTISQTSTPEPGGKSAIEQAMAATLAAINIPTPPTKPDEDSNSAMGSANDSRTSTPEPKMQFKDKKEAIEAFKELLKERDVPSNATWEQAVKLIQNDPRYPQMKKLNERKQVFNSYKTQKLKEEREQERLRLKKAKEDLEQFLLENDRMMSTTKYYKCEELFGNLEIWRAVGDSDRRDIYEDVIFNLAKREKEEAKQLKKRNTKRLAQVLDTMTEVTYRTTWQEAQALLLQHPAFAEDADLLEMDKEDALIVFENHIRQLEKDEEEEKECEKKRRKRQERKNRDGFIYLLDELHEQGKLTSMSLWVELYPMLSADLRFSAMLGQSGSTPLDLFKFYVEDLKSRFHDEKKIIREILKDKNFEVQVNTTFEEFATVVCEDRKSATLDAGNVKLTYNLLLEKAEAREKERVKEETRKFKKLETGFKNLLKTLNVDYQMTWEDVRAKIEEEQDFKAITLESERIRIFKEYQHELEESCSHHHIRSKKKKAKKLKRKSRSRSHSESEGSDKGMKRKRHKSRSPSILSKSDSSESETRKSKRKKNKRKRGRSHSRSHSRLASSEEASPERKRKEEKHRRPSIHSEGSVTENNEHHELSEDELEKQRAQLLRELQMQQEEN, from the exons ATGTCCATTTCCACATCAGAGAAGAAGAGCGACTGGAGTGAACACAAAGCACCGGATGGCAGAACATATTACTATAATAGTATTACGAAGCAATCGTTGTGGGAGAAACCGGACGAATTGAAGACCCCGAGTGAATTGTTATTGTCGCAGTGTCCTTGGAAGGAATATAAATCGGAAAacggcaaaatatattatcacaatGTAACGACTAAGGAATCCAGATGGACAATACCACCGGAATTGGAAGAATTGAAAACTCGAATCCTGGCCGAGGAAGCTGCAGCGGCCGCCGCTGCCGCTGTAGCAAGTACCACAAATTC CAATATAGTTCCTGTAGCCATGCAACATTTATCACCAAATATCACGACTATATCACAGACTAGTACACCAGAACCAGGTGGAAAATCTGCCATCGAGCAAGCGATGGCCGCAACCCTTGCGGCGATTAATATTCCGACACCACCTACAAAGCCAGATGAAGATAGCAATTCCGCAATGGGATCGGCTAATGATAGTCGTACCAGCACTCCTGAGccaaaaatgcaatttaaagataaaaaggaaGCAATTGAggcatttaaagaattattaaaggaAAGGGACGTTCCATCAAATGCTACGTGGGAGCAGGCGGTTAAATTGATTCAGAATGATCCTAGATATCCACAGATGAAGAAATTGAATGAACGTAAACAGGTCTTCAATTCGTACAAGACACAAAAACTAAAAGAAGAGCGTGAACAAGAGAGACTCAG ATTGAAAAAGGCAAAGGAAGATCTGGAGCaatttttattggaaaacGATAGAATGATGAGTACAACCAAGTATTACAAGTGCGAAGAGCTGTTTGGTAATCTGGAGATTTGGAGAGCTGTCGGGGATTCAGATCGTCGAGACATTTACGAGGATGTCATCTTCAATCTGGCAAAACGTGAGAAAGAGGAAGCAAAACAATTAAAGAAAAGGAATACCAAAAGACTAGCGCAAGTTCTGGATACTATGACCGAGGTGACATACAGGACTACATGGCAGGAAGCTCAGGCACTGTTGCTACAGCATCCTGCATTTGCAGAAGATGCAGACTTACTGGAGATGGACAAGGAGGATGCCTTGATTGTCTTCGAGAATCATATTCGCCAATTGGAGAAggacgaagaagaagagaaagaatgtGAGAAAAAACGTAGAAAACGACAGGAAAGGAAAAACAGAGATGGTTTCATA taTTTACTTGATGAACTTCACGAACAAGGTAAACTTACATCAATGTCGCTGTGGGTGGAGTTGTATCCCATGCTGTCCGCAGATCTTCGATTCTCGGCTATGCTCGGACAATCAGGTTCGACTCCATTAGATCTTTTCAAATTCTACGTCGAAGACTTAAAGTCTCGATTCCATGATGAGAAGAAGATCATTCGTGAGATACTTAAAGACAAGAATTTTGAAGTGCAAGTCAATACGACTTTCGAGGAATTCGCTACAGTCGTATGCGAAGATCGAAAGTCGGCCACTCTAGACGCGGGTAACGTTAAACTAACATACAATCTATTATTGGAAAAAGCAGAAGCTCGCGAAAAGGAACGTGTTAAGGAAGAAACGCGAAAGTTTAAGAAATTGGAGACAggtttcaaaaatttactcAAGACGTTGAATGTGGACTATCAAATGACATGGGAAGATGTGAGGGCGAAAATTGAGGAAGAACAAGATTTCAAAGCGATCACTTTGGAAAGTGAAAGAATACGCATATTCAAGGAATATCAGCATGAACTTGAAGAGAGTTGCAGTCATCATCATATTAGAAGCAAGAAGAAAAAGGCGAAAAAGTTGAAACGTAAATCACGATCGCGTTCGCACAGC GAATCGGAAGGTAGTGACAAAGGTATGAAGAGAAAACGGCATAAGTCACGTTCACCCAGTATTCTCAGCAAGTCCGACAGTTCTGAATCGGAAACGAGGAAAtctaagagaaagaaaaacaaacgGAAGAGAGGTCGCAGTCATtct CGCTCTCATTCGAGACTTGCATCTTCCGAGGAAGCTTCTCCAGAAAGGAAACGGAAAGAAGAAAAGCATAGGAGACCCTCTATTCACAGTGAGGGATCTGTCACGGAAAATAATGAGCATCATGAACTTTCTGAAGATGAATTAGAAAAACAACGGGCGCAACTCTTGCGCGAGCTTCAAATGCAACaagaggaaaattaa
- the LOC126855838 gene encoding pre-mRNA-processing factor 40 homolog A isoform X2, translated as MPAAPFIPPPSLPPGPPGIMPPQFSIPPPGFTFPITAAPSPEAGVIAASPQITAPGIPPPSPITNDTTTSTMSISTSEKKSDWSEHKAPDGRTYYYNSITKQSLWEKPDELKTPSELLLSQCPWKEYKSENGKIYYHNVTTKESRWTIPPELEELKTRILAEEAAAAAAAAVASTTNSNIVPVAMQHLSPNITTISQTSTPEPGGKSAIEQAMAATLAAINIPTPPTKPDEDSNSAMGSANDSRTSTPEPKMQFKDKKEAIEAFKELLKERDVPSNATWEQAVKLIQNDPRYPQMKKLNERKQVFNSYKTQKLKEEREQERLRLKKAKEDLEQFLLENDRMMSTTKYYKCEELFGNLEIWRAVGDSDRRDIYEDVIFNLAKREKEEAKQLKKRNTKRLAQVLDTMTEVTYRTTWQEAQALLLQHPAFAEDADLLEMDKEDALIVFENHIRQLEKDEEEEKECEKKRRKRQERKNRDGFIYLLDELHEQGKLTSMSLWVELYPMLSADLRFSAMLGQSGSTPLDLFKFYVEDLKSRFHDEKKIIREILKDKNFEVQVNTTFEEFATVVCEDRKSATLDAGNVKLTYNLLLEKAEAREKERVKEETRKFKKLETGFKNLLKTLNVDYQMTWEDVRAKIEEEQDFKAITLESERIRIFKEYQHELEESCSHHHIRSKKKKAKKLKRKSRSRSHSESEGSDKGMKRKRHKSRSPSILSKSDSSESETRKSKRKKNKRKRGRSHSRSHSRLASSEEASPERKRKEEKHRRPSIHSEGSVTENNEHHELSEDELEKQRAQLLRELQMQQEEN; from the exons ATGCCTGCGGCACCTTTTATTCCTCCTCCCAGTCTACCGCCAGGTCCTCCGGGTATAATGCCGCCTCAGTTTTCTATACCTCCGCCAGGTTTTACTTTTCCCATTACTGCTGCACCTTCTCCAGAGGCTGGAGTCAtag CTGCATCACCACAGATAACAGCACCGGGGATTCCTCCTCCTTCGCCTATCACCAATGACACCACCACCTCGACGATGTCCATTTCCACATCAGAGAAGAAGAGCGACTGGAGTGAACACAAAGCACCGGATGGCAGAACATATTACTATAATAGTATTACGAAGCAATCGTTGTGGGAGAAACCGGACGAATTGAAGACCCCGAGTGAATTGTTATTGTCGCAGTGTCCTTGGAAGGAATATAAATCGGAAAacggcaaaatatattatcacaatGTAACGACTAAGGAATCCAGATGGACAATACCACCGGAATTGGAAGAATTGAAAACTCGAATCCTGGCCGAGGAAGCTGCAGCGGCCGCCGCTGCCGCTGTAGCAAGTACCACAAATTC CAATATAGTTCCTGTAGCCATGCAACATTTATCACCAAATATCACGACTATATCACAGACTAGTACACCAGAACCAGGTGGAAAATCTGCCATCGAGCAAGCGATGGCCGCAACCCTTGCGGCGATTAATATTCCGACACCACCTACAAAGCCAGATGAAGATAGCAATTCCGCAATGGGATCGGCTAATGATAGTCGTACCAGCACTCCTGAGccaaaaatgcaatttaaagataaaaaggaaGCAATTGAggcatttaaagaattattaaaggaAAGGGACGTTCCATCAAATGCTACGTGGGAGCAGGCGGTTAAATTGATTCAGAATGATCCTAGATATCCACAGATGAAGAAATTGAATGAACGTAAACAGGTCTTCAATTCGTACAAGACACAAAAACTAAAAGAAGAGCGTGAACAAGAGAGACTCAG ATTGAAAAAGGCAAAGGAAGATCTGGAGCaatttttattggaaaacGATAGAATGATGAGTACAACCAAGTATTACAAGTGCGAAGAGCTGTTTGGTAATCTGGAGATTTGGAGAGCTGTCGGGGATTCAGATCGTCGAGACATTTACGAGGATGTCATCTTCAATCTGGCAAAACGTGAGAAAGAGGAAGCAAAACAATTAAAGAAAAGGAATACCAAAAGACTAGCGCAAGTTCTGGATACTATGACCGAGGTGACATACAGGACTACATGGCAGGAAGCTCAGGCACTGTTGCTACAGCATCCTGCATTTGCAGAAGATGCAGACTTACTGGAGATGGACAAGGAGGATGCCTTGATTGTCTTCGAGAATCATATTCGCCAATTGGAGAAggacgaagaagaagagaaagaatgtGAGAAAAAACGTAGAAAACGACAGGAAAGGAAAAACAGAGATGGTTTCATA taTTTACTTGATGAACTTCACGAACAAGGTAAACTTACATCAATGTCGCTGTGGGTGGAGTTGTATCCCATGCTGTCCGCAGATCTTCGATTCTCGGCTATGCTCGGACAATCAGGTTCGACTCCATTAGATCTTTTCAAATTCTACGTCGAAGACTTAAAGTCTCGATTCCATGATGAGAAGAAGATCATTCGTGAGATACTTAAAGACAAGAATTTTGAAGTGCAAGTCAATACGACTTTCGAGGAATTCGCTACAGTCGTATGCGAAGATCGAAAGTCGGCCACTCTAGACGCGGGTAACGTTAAACTAACATACAATCTATTATTGGAAAAAGCAGAAGCTCGCGAAAAGGAACGTGTTAAGGAAGAAACGCGAAAGTTTAAGAAATTGGAGACAggtttcaaaaatttactcAAGACGTTGAATGTGGACTATCAAATGACATGGGAAGATGTGAGGGCGAAAATTGAGGAAGAACAAGATTTCAAAGCGATCACTTTGGAAAGTGAAAGAATACGCATATTCAAGGAATATCAGCATGAACTTGAAGAGAGTTGCAGTCATCATCATATTAGAAGCAAGAAGAAAAAGGCGAAAAAGTTGAAACGTAAATCACGATCGCGTTCGCACAGC GAATCGGAAGGTAGTGACAAAGGTATGAAGAGAAAACGGCATAAGTCACGTTCACCCAGTATTCTCAGCAAGTCCGACAGTTCTGAATCGGAAACGAGGAAAtctaagagaaagaaaaacaaacgGAAGAGAGGTCGCAGTCATtct CGCTCTCATTCGAGACTTGCATCTTCCGAGGAAGCTTCTCCAGAAAGGAAACGGAAAGAAGAAAAGCATAGGAGACCCTCTATTCACAGTGAGGGATCTGTCACGGAAAATAATGAGCATCATGAACTTTCTGAAGATGAATTAGAAAAACAACGGGCGCAACTCTTGCGCGAGCTTCAAATGCAACaagaggaaaattaa